The following coding sequences are from one Danio rerio strain Tuebingen ecotype United States chromosome 21, GRCz12tu, whole genome shotgun sequence window:
- the jam3b gene encoding junctional adhesion molecule 3B (The RefSeq protein has 1 substitution compared to this genomic sequence) — protein sequence MYSQTEHFTDSKMALTPLACVLLLLSMQCYISTLAVLLKSTNSKPWVNEFESIELSCMIESITTTKPRIEWKKIKNGDPSYVYFDNQISGDLERRAKIREPATLVILNATRSDSADYRCEVTAPNDQKSFDEILISLTVRVKPVVPRCSVPKSIPVGKPAELHCLEDEGYPKSQYQWFRNKEEIPLDPKSSPKFFNSTYTLDGEMGTLKFSAVRKEDAGEYYCRAKNEAGISECGPQMMEVYDINIAGIILGVVVVVMVLLCITVGIFCAYKRGYFTSQKQTGNNYKPPAKGDGVDYVRTEDEGDFRHKSSFVI from the exons GTTACATCAGCACCTTGGCAGTCCTCCTGAAGTCGACGAATTCTAAACCGTGGGTCAACGAGTTTGAAT CAATCGAGCTGTCCTGCATGATCGAGTCCATCACCACCACTAAACCCAGAATAGAGTGGAAGAAGATTAAGAATGGAGACCCAAGCTATGTGTATTTTGATAATCAAATATCAG GTGACTTGGAAAGGAGAGCAAAAATTCGAGAGCCTGCAACCCTGGTCATTCTCAATGCCACAAGATCGGACAGCGCTGACTACCGCTGTGAGGTCACAGCACCCAATGACCAGAAATCCTTCGATGAGATCTTGATATCACTCACTGTACGAG TGAAGCCAGTCGTGCCAAGATGCTCTGTGCCCAAGTCTATCCCGGTGGGCAAACCAGCAGAGCTGCATTGCCTGGAGGATGAAGGCTACCCAAAATCTCAATACCAGTGGTTCCGCAACAAGGAGGAAATCCCACTAGATCCCAAGAGCAGCCCAAAGTTCTTCAACTCCACTTACACCCTAGACGGGGAAATGGGCACGCTG AAATTCAGTGCGGTCAGGAAGGAGGACGCGGGAGAATATTACTGCAGAGCCAAAAATGAGGCTGGCATCTCTGAATGTGGACCGCAGATGATGGAAGTTT ATGACATCAACATTGCCGGAATCATCTTGGGAGtcgtggtggtggtgatggtccTCTTGTGTATAACAGTGGGCATCTTCTGTGCCTATAAACGTGGCTACTTCACCAGCCAGAAGCAGACGGGAAACAA TTATAAACCTCCAGCAAAAGGAGATGGAGTGGACTATGTCAGAACAGAGGATGAG GGGGATTTCAGGCACAAATCCTCATTTGTCATCTAA